The region ATCAATTGCTTGTATTCGATGCTGTTTacttcttctcctttctcttgTGATGATAACTTAGTTCCTGGAACCATTGGATTATTAACTACATTGCAGCTGCCCATTCCAGACCTcgtaagaatttaaaataatttattttacagtttaattaacatgtataaaaattcaacttaaaattttaggaaGATCCatgatcaataaataaaattccaaactcaatggcaaaagaaaaatgagtaaCTGGAGACACATCAAAGCTATGTTTTCAACACAATTgatatcctaaaaaaaattctcaatgataaaatcataatcaCACCTTAAAAGATTATTAAACATAGTTGTAATTTATTAGGTGTTTTGTTCCAAGTTAATTTATGGTTAATTACAACCTCGTTTAGTGTTCTTGTAAAATATAGTTAGAATTGTTTTGTAGAGATTTTTTCAACGGTATAAGATATGTCGAAAACAAAGCTATGGTAacccattatttttttctttttatatttttttcttgtcatatcaccttattttctatttcttcaCTGACTATTAAATCTTAAATCTGTTTTTTAGGTATTGGATTTATGTAAAATTTTAGATTGacttttatttatgttaattaatttgcaaaaaaaaccatataataaAACCTGACTAAacaatcattattttaaatagtagttgtataaaaaaattatatttttaaaagagactactattttaaataattgatgtataaaaaaataatattcttgaacacaattatattcaaattatattatttttcaaatacctttcaacatgttttattgttcaaAAACTTTTAGCAAactacattattaaaaaaaaagagaaaaaaccccACACACGATCTAATTGCAAACAATGTTATCCATGCGATTATTTTGTTAGCACGAGATATATAAGTAAATTAGACGACATGAAAATGGCTAGCTGTCCTCTCATCGTTTGAATGTGTACTGTTGTGACGTGTGGTTTGTTTTGGGTGGAATCCAACAGCTGCCTACGTCAGCTCGACCCACTGCTGTAATGAACGGGGATGGGCCTGTGTCTGTGCTGAAGGCGTGACTCGTGATCGAGTCACGTTTGTCTTTCTTTCCAAACCTGTCTTCTGTTGCCCTCTCTTCCTGACGAGGACGTGTCTGGAAGGCTCATTTTCAATCTACATCGGTGTGACGGGCAGGCACTGAAAAATGAAACAGAGGAAAAGCTCGAGAATTTCTTCGAAGTTGATTTTAAAATCCCATGTTTTGAAGGACATTCTTGTCATTTAAAGGGCACATGATAACAtatcaagaaatatataaacatGCAAAATTACAATGTTGAAGTTTATAATTCACATTTCATTCCTCGATGGTAATAAGCACATTATGACTAGCCCTTTGAATTTGCATAGTAGtaagaacaacaacaataaaggaCTTTTTATAGTATGAATCTctgtatgtttatttttattgttgcatgtaccagtaaaaacaaaaaatataatagtaaaaatataaatttactgTTTCTGCTCCTGTGTTTTGTTGTTGTGGAGAGTTCTACTCCATGTAGCAAATACAGaagcaaaagcaaaaataaatacatcctAGTCAACTTTATTGGCAAacaatattttgtatataaaactCAAATTGTAGATGCCAGCATTTCAATATTTTCCACCCCCAGACAACTTTATACCACAAACAACAGCTAGGTACATATATAACATTTAACTTAGACTTTATTTGTAGTTTCTATCAAATTGCTATGAGAGAATGAGACCATcataaataaacacaataatCAGCAACTCAAGTCCTGACAAAAACATGTTACGAGGAATTTTGCTTAACCATATGTTACAAGTATGCagtaaataattatgattttaaataattaaaagtatgtTTGTTTGCGAGATGCGCCACATGCGACGCAcctcttaaaaaaacatgaaattcatgtttttatataagataTGCTGTATGGTGTACCTTATAAATAAACACATTTCTAGCtaaatgtcataaatgtcatGAACAAATCTTTTGAAATTAGAAtgtcattttaaaaagatatttgacATTGTgttcaaaatattgtttatctataattttatttttttatttaaattaatttttttagtgtattttgatttttttaatgtgttgatatcaaaaatatattttaaaaaataataaaaaatattattttaataaattttcaattaaaaattattaaaaaaaacatcacaaacTCAACATGAAACATGCTATTTGACGGGGTACCACTACTATTTACACCATCAAGATGTAAACTTTACTCATGGAAACATCTTACCGAATTTCTCACCATCAAAATAATGTggtaacaaaaagagaaaacagggaaaagaaaaaaaagtaaggaaagaaaaatacgCCGAGGCAAACACAACCATACAAAAAGCACAGTTACCAAGACACCCTTTTGATACAAAATGCCAAAAGAACATGCGCCCACATAAACTCACTGGCTTGGACACAACCCCATCCGTGGGCCCTTCTTACCCAACCAccgcaaaaaaagaaaaaaaaaccgtcACTTgtaaaatcaaggaaaaaaaaaaaaaagaaagaaaaagaaaaagaaaaaagcacatGCTTCTAGTCGAGTCCCTGTACCAGCTATTACTTAACCGCCTCTTCTTCTCTATCCTTCTCCACCCAAGCAATCAACAAACAAACACTCACCTGAAGCTCCACAAATTTCTCTTATTAACCAGACACCACATCCAAACACCAAAACCTTCTCACATCTTCACATTTTCCTTGtgcttctcttttaattttctccTGGAGTCTCGCAATCATGGGGATTCCAGCTGATGATGTCGTTTTGATCCAGCAAGGCAGCGGTTCCAATGACCCCACCGTCGTCACCGTCAATTGCCCTGACAAGTCTGGCCTTGGATGCGATCTCTGCAGAATAATTCTCGAGTTTGGGCTACACATTACTCGCGCAGGTACTTGCATTTCGTGCCCATGTTTTAATTCCTAGCAAAATTTggcccttcttttcttttttggattgttaTTTACGGGTGTGAATTATATATAGTAGATGAATAAGCTCCACGGTGATAATCTTTCTTGAATTTCGTAGGATATTCAATGATTCTAAATGATGGAATATCtccctctctccttttcttttgacgATGGCAGATTTTCAAACGGATGGAAAGTGGTGTTACATAATATTCTGGGTGGTTCAACGTTCAAACTCGCTAAGACTTGATTGGGATAGCTTGAAAAACCGGCTCTTGATTGTGTCTCCTCCATGTCTGGCTCCACTTTATTACGATCACAAATTGAATGGTTCCACGGCTGCTCCTTCTGTATATCTGTTGAAGTTTTGTTGTGTTGACAGGAAAGGATTATTGCATGGTAACTACGAAGATGATGGCAGGCTTGATGTACTTTGTTTTGCTGTTTAATTCAAGGAATGAAAGTAACATGGCTCGTGCTTTTTACCTGTGTAGATATCACTGAAGTTCTAACGGAGCTTGAATTTACAATTCAAAGACTAAAAGTGATGACAACACCAGACGAGAAAGTCGTGGACTTGTTCTTCATTACAGATGGCAGGTGaattttccctttttattgttttctctgTTGAATTTGCTTATATTGAATATATGGAACCTAACTACAATAAATGTCACTACACTGTGTTCAATGCACCTTCCGATGATGTTTGCTGGCTACCTATTGATGACGAAGCGATTAATTGCTTTAGAAGTTTACCTGTAACTGTTTCTTCGtttgaaattattgaaaattctcGTAGTTTTTGCTTGTGAAATACGGCTGTCTTGTCAATATACTGTTTCATCCCGACATTGACAATTGCCTGGGGTTATAAagtaattgtaaaaaaaacgtGCTTGTCTTCATAAAGGAACAGCAATGTTATGTTTTGGTTCCAGATGTCCTCGACACTTGCTTTTTTGGATTCAAATCGTGCTCAAGGGGTCCCTATTTCTTCACCGTTATTCCACAAGTGGCTCATCACCAGCTAGTCCAGGGATGACCACATGGTACATGGCTTTTGCTGCAAACTTGTAACTCACTCCAGTAACCGAGATCAATGACTGTCCTCGGAGCAGGAAAGCATTATCTATAGAAAGGCATGCGATAAAATATGAAACTTATTATCAACAATCCTTAGTTGCCTAATTTCTTATTGAAGTATTGTAGATATATGGCTGTGGCATAATAGAGGGTAGGAAAGAGTAATTGTTAACCTGGCCAGAGAAATCTACCTCATGGAAAAAAATTAGCGCTGGGCCAACAAAACCTTATAACAAATAGATCATAAGCCTTTTGCCATGATAATCGGAAGCATATTTCAGAAAATTAAACTgcttaaaaacctttttttttataatgttgatCACATGGCATGTTTCTTGTAAAGTTTTGAAGTTGACTTGCTTCTGCTAAAAACTTCTACTGATTCTCTTCCATTCAGCTTGGATGAATTTTCTGTTAGTGCCATGttctatgtttttaaaatcGTCTTCTATTTGAGCATGAGTAGGTGTTGGTCCCCTCCAGCACTGCTTTCTAATACTGTCTGAGCCAAGGTCTTGGGCGGTTTGTTTCTTTGATCATGACGAGTAGTTCCAGGAAGCACATATCATAATTGGACAAAAACTGTTCTTATATTTATCTGGTTATATATCAGTTCGAAGTTGATctgtcaaaaaagaaaagaaaataaaaaaatgtcatttcACAATTGATATTTGGTAGTCTCTTTCCAGGGAGCTCTTACACACGAAAGAAAGGCGAGATTACACATGTGGATATTTGTGTGAAGTATTCAAAGAGTATTGTATCAGCTGTGAACTTCAGTTGGCCGGTCCTGAATGTGAAAATCAGCGGACTTTCTCTTCCCTCCCAATGGCAGTTGCAGAAGAATTGTTTAGCTGTGAGCTGTCAGAAAAGGAATCCTGTACGCAAGCACTTGGGACAGCTACAACACCACCAAAGAAGGCCATCGTTACAGTGGATAATCTTTTGAGCCCAGCTCATACATTGCTTCAAATACAATGTGTTGATCAAAAAGGTCTCTTTTATGACATCTTGAGAACTTCAAAGGACTTAAATATCCAGGTACAGTGGTCATGAGATTAATACCAACAACACTTCTTAATTTGTGTGCTATGTTATTGATCCTGGCCATCTTGAAATGGATCAAGTTGCACAAAATATCACCTTCCCATTTAAGATGCTTacagactgagaaatcatgttAGTACGAGCATTGTCCTGTCTCATGACTCTTCTCCTTTCAAACCTTTTGCTGGATTATTTTCATTACTTTTCTCCGACCGTCTCTGGAAATAATGTACATAGCATGCTATTGTTCCATTAATGCTATAGAATCTATCCCATTAAGTTTCACAGCAGTGCCACTTGTTGCTCTTTTGCATCTTTTTGTGGCACTAAATGGTTGATTGCAATGTATATTTTAACAATACATGGCTGTTTTGTTTCTAATGTAGGTAGCTTATGGTAGATTCTCATCTAGCATAAAAGGATACCATAACATGGATCTATTAATTCGGCAAACAGATGGGAAGAAGATTGTGGATCCCGAACTTCTGGCCAATACTTGTTCTCGATTGAAGGAGGAGATGCTTCATCCATTACGAGTGATCATCACCAACAGAGGCCCAGATACTGAACTCTTAGTAGCTAACCCTGTTGAGTTATGTGGCAAGGGAAGACCACGTGTATTTTATGATGTTACTTTAACTCTGAAAAAGTTGGGAATATGCATTTTTTCGGTAAGAGTTCAATATCCGCTTTTCTCCCACTTCGGCTTCTATCATCCACTATGTATGAGCAAGTTCTCTTCCTTGTTAATTTGCAGGCCGAAATTGGAAGGCACTCAACTCAGGATCGCCAGTGGGAAGTCTACAGGTTCCTCTTGGATGAAAATTGCGACGTTCCGTTAGCAAGTAGTCAGGCCAGAAATCAAATAGTGGACAGAATTAGAAGAACATTAATGGGCTGGTAGAATGATCCACTGGAAAACAGCATTGATAATGAAATTGGTTTTGCCTTCTCGCATCGCATGTGTACCCATCTCTCTAGGTGGACAGCTCCGCGCTGCAATGCTGTCCCTATTTGCCGATCATGAACCAAACCGATCATTGAGGTCATGCAGCAAGATAATCTATTCTCTATGTATAACCAGGCTTCTTGCTGTAATCAATTCGTTTCCTGGCTATTAAAATTTAGTGTTTCATTTCCATCCTCTACCGTGTAGTCAAATGAGCATCCATCGCATCTTTAGAAGATGCACGAAGCGATCCCTTTGCAATGAAAGTGTAAATTATCTAATAAACTCTTTCCtcagtatttattttaaaaaaaaaactaggatgaGGGCTGGGACGTAGTGATAGCAAATCTTGTAAGGTTTTGTACTTTACCTTTCGTGATGCAACAAAGGGATGCTAAGGTAAGATGCACTCCAGACGCTTAGGCCAACAAATTTGCCGTTGAGTCGTTGAGAGGTCGTTGGGTAACCCGGGAAGAGCTGTAACGGGTGGTCTTTTTCATGATCAATTGGTGATTGGTTACCGCGTTTTTCGGGCTCTCTTGGAGCAGCAACCATCATTTTAGCTGAATTTCAAAGCCCGCACTGGCCTGCCTTTGGCATGGGGTTTTCAGGCTTCAGATCAGTAGTGCTGGAAACTGACAAGAAGGAAGCCGTGCGTGCCATTTTCGGTGCCACCTCTCCAGCTCATCCTTGTTTTATCCCAACTGGTGACATCTGTGTTCTTCAGTGAGGGTGGCAGCGTTCATAATCTTCGTGAAGGTAACCAAGCTCTGATTTCTCGGCCAAGATTGGTGATGAGGGTCAACTTATATGGCAGCATGCTTCTCCAGCCCCCGGTATCGGTCTATTCTTTTTGCAGATATGCCTGCAGTTGAGGTCTTGAGGTCCcactttgttttttgctttcaaccacatcacaaagaaataaaagattttgGAGGAATCAGACTTCGTGTGTGTTCGTGATTGCTTTCAATCTAAAATGTGCTTGCTTTCAATAGCGTGATAACTCTCTCTGTTTGTTGCTTTTGGTGTTAAGAGGCCATGTAGAATTTACCATGTCACTTTCTGAGGAATTTCAGCTTTTCAATCTAAAATGTACTTATGGCTGCTTTGGAGGAGGAGGCCATCGTATCTTAACATTAAACCATTGTATtttacataataatattttgtttatacgAGTGGAAAGgagaaatttgattttattaacatAAGTAACTCCCAatagtaattctttttttttcctcgtctCTATCTATTTATCTCGTATTTAAGTAAGTTAATTATGGAATAATATAGAATTTATAcagcaaaaaaaaccaaggaaagGGAGACGAATTACACGATATTACTAACGACGAGGACATTAATGTACTCTGATCTGCAGTTATTCCTGTCTTTGTTTGCTGCTGCCTAGTTTGATTCTCTATAACCACAATGTCTTTTacagaaaagaagaaacagaCTCCAATcgtcaaaatcaataaaaatgtgTGCGCTGGAAAAACGAGGCAACGTCTACATCCTGACATCAACCGGCAACGATGAGCACAGGCTAAACCCAACACTCCTCGA is a window of Populus nigra chromosome 10, ddPopNigr1.1, whole genome shotgun sequence DNA encoding:
- the LOC133704495 gene encoding ACT domain-containing protein ACR9-like — translated: MGIPADDVVLIQQGSGSNDPTVVTVNCPDKSGLGCDLCRIILEFGLHITRADFQTDGKWCYIIFWVVQRSNSLRLDWDSLKNRLLIVSPPCLAPLYYDHKLNGSTAAPSVYLLKFCCVDRKGLLHDITEVLTELEFTIQRLKVMTTPDEKVVDLFFITDGRELLHTKERRDYTCGYLCEVFKEYCISCELQLAGPECENQRTFSSLPMAVAEELFSCELSEKESCTQALGTATTPPKKAIVTVDNLLSPAHTLLQIQCVDQKGLFYDILRTSKDLNIQVAYGRFSSSIKGYHNMDLLIRQTDGKKIVDPELLANTCSRLKEEMLHPLRVIITNRGPDTELLVANPVELCGKGRPRVFYDVTLTLKKLGICIFSAEIGRHSTQDRQWEVYRFLLDENCDVPLASSQARNQIVDRIRRTLMGW